One genomic region from Pyxicephalus adspersus chromosome 1, UCB_Pads_2.0, whole genome shotgun sequence encodes:
- the LOC140321842 gene encoding odorant receptor 131-2-like encodes MNSTGLDTNITQKSVVLHQALLITKSVFFALSFFTYGFFLYFISNILAAYFANHHVRENSRYILFAHMLINDTMYLSLGLLLGVAYQFLYIPIPICCFLVVITTATFLITPYNLAAMSLERYIAICFPLRYPMFCTAKRSYLTIAVMWIVGIIPNLADFAVLIRSVAKEFFLQSVLCKQEELTVNRIQSTIRSFVYISTLVLVALIIFFTYVQVMIIAKKTDSSKSSASKSGKTVMLHAGQLLLSIVSLASIITEAYGGQYMVMANFLLFMCVPRLLSPLIYGIRDEVFSKCIRKMYFVIHKEKNAIGQRK; translated from the coding sequence ATGAATTCCACTGGATTGGACACCAATATCACCCAGAAATCTGTTGTTCTACACCAAGCATTGCTGATAACTAAGTCAGTTTTCTTTGCTTTGTCTTTCTTCACCTACGGTTTCTTCCTATACTTCATCTCCAACATCCTAGCTGCCTACTTTGCCAACCACCATGTTCGGGAGAACTCCCGTTATATCCTCTTTGCCCACATGCTTATTAATGACACCATGTATCTGTCACTTGGACTTTTGCTTGGAGTGGCCTATCAGTTTTTGTACATCCCAATACCCATTTGTTGTTTCCTTGTGGTCATTACGACGGCCACTTTTCTGATTACTCCGTACAACTTGGCGGCCATGTCTTTGGAACGCTACATAGCCATCTGCTTCCCGTTGAGGTACCCAATGTTCTGCACAGCTAAGAGGTCCTACTTGACCATTGCAGTCATGTGGATTGTTGGAATAATCCCAAATCTTGCCGATTTTGCTGTTCTGATTCGTTCTGTTGCAAAGGAGTTTTTCTTACAGAGCGTGTTGTGTAAACAGGAAGAGTTAACAGTAAACCGCATACAAAGCACAATAAGGTCTTTCGTCTACATCAGTACTTTGGTCCTGGTGGCCCTTATCATTTTCTTCACCTACGTTCAAGTTATGATAATTGCAAAGAAGACGGATTCCAGCAAATCTTCTGCCTCCAAATCTGGGAAAACTGTGATGCTCCATGCTGGTCAGCTCCTGCTGAGCATAGTCTCTTTAGCTTCTATAATTACTGAAGCCTACGGTGGCCAGTATATGGTCATGGCCAACTTTTTACTCTTCATGTGCGTGCCAAGGTTACTCAGCCCCCTCATCTATGGCATTAGAGATGAAGTATTCAGTAAATGTATTAGAAAGATGTATTTTGtaattcataaagaaaaaaatgcaataggacagagaaaataa
- the LOC140321843 gene encoding odorant receptor 131-2-like codes for MTQMLTQSEKYDVISRTVLMMVTLMCFFLFLCLIGALLSVFFTTPQIQENSRYILFAHILINDTVYLTLGILILFSIINNVYFPTSFCFLLIAIAATCFRVTPYNLAVMSLEQYVAICFPLRHMELCTVRRTKSAIAVIWVIGVSPSIADFVIICYSVEGSFFSHTVICSHPLLFISPLQNVVRSFVHILSFTLVALIILFTYVKVMLVARKLGSGKSSALKAAKTVLLHIFQLMLCMVSFISSVLETTIPEYHSVLRIIGFLVFTCLPRFLSPLIYGIRDEVFQKYIKKLYHGRICHLAP; via the coding sequence ATGACGCAAATGTTGACCCAGTCGGAGAAGTATGATGTGATATCCCGCACAGTTCTCATGATGGTGACTCTGATGtgtttctttctcttcctttGCCTTATCGGAGCTTTGCTCAGTGTCTTCTTTACCACTCCTCAGATCCAGGAGAACTCTCGCTATATTCTCTTCGCTCACATTCTCATCAACGATACAGTCTATCTTACACTGGGAATTTTAATCTTGTTTTCCATTATAAACAACGTGTACTTCCCAACATCCTTTTGCTTCCTTCTCATTGCCATTGCTGCAACTTGTTTTAGAGTAACGCCATACAATTTGGCGGTTATGTCTCTAGAACAATACGTAGCCATATGTTTCCCACTGAGACACATGGAGTTATGTACAGTGAGAAGAACTAAATCAGCCATTGCGGTGATTTGGGTTATAGGAGTTTCCCCAAGCATTGCAGACtttgtaataatttgttattCGGTGGAAGGAAGTTTCTTTTCCCACACGGTAATCTGCAGCCATCCATTGTTATTCATCAGCCCCTTACAAAATGTGGTACGCTCTTTTGTCCATATTCTGAGTTTTACCCTTGTggctttaatcattttatttacctATGTGAAAGTAATGTTGGTAGCTAGGAAATTAGGTTCAGGGAAATCATCTGCCCTAAAAGCTGCAAAAACGGTCTTGCTCCATATATTCCAGCTCATGCTGTGTATGGTGTCTTTCATCTCCTCCGTCCTAGAAACGACCATTCCTGAATACCATTCTGTCCTACGCATAATTGGTTTTTTAGTATTCACATGTTTGCCCAGATTCCTCAGTCCCTTGATTTACGGAATTAGAGATGAAGTGtttcagaaatacataaaaaagctaTATCATGGTAGAATTTGTCACCTAGCAccttaa